In a genomic window of Sporosarcina trichiuri:
- a CDS encoding flagellar protein FlgN encodes MTLEAILTNMDQLEKLHRSLLRIANDKTNRIKQNDISALDQLLKDEQAHLAAILQTDNAREQAVIRFFTEQGRPVPLQPSISDVLELTEEPDHTRLKEAKDRLLQAIHELKWQNDLNQKLTYQSLQFVNLSLDMVRPRTDSVNYSKKEIQGNAKTPDLTSFDSHA; translated from the coding sequence ATGACACTGGAAGCGATCCTCACCAACATGGACCAGCTCGAAAAACTGCATAGGAGCCTGCTGCGCATCGCCAACGACAAGACGAACCGCATCAAACAGAACGACATCAGTGCGCTCGACCAGCTGCTGAAAGACGAGCAGGCGCACCTGGCGGCAATACTGCAGACCGACAACGCGCGCGAACAGGCGGTCATCCGCTTCTTCACGGAACAAGGACGTCCCGTACCGCTCCAACCGTCCATCAGCGACGTACTCGAACTCACAGAAGAGCCCGACCACACACGGCTCAAGGAGGCGAAGGACCGTCTCCTGCAAGCGATTCATGAATTGAAATGGCAGAACGACCTGAACCAGAAGCTCACATACCAATCGCTTCAATTCGTGAATCTTTCGCTGGACATGGTCCGTCCCCGGACGGACTCCGTCAACTACTCGAAAAAAGAAATCCAAGGCAACGCGAAAACGCCCGACCTGACGTCGTTCGACTCGCACGCCTGA
- the flgM gene encoding flagellar biosynthesis anti-sigma factor FlgM: MKINNHHVQQVNPYRANQTKAEQVKKQEAVPSDSLQISKEAKQLSEPSPIAAQRSDKVSALKAQIQAGTYKVDAEQLASDLIGYFHPKA; encoded by the coding sequence ATGAAAATCAACAACCACCACGTGCAGCAGGTCAACCCGTACCGGGCCAACCAGACCAAAGCCGAGCAAGTGAAAAAGCAGGAAGCAGTGCCATCCGACAGTCTCCAGATTTCAAAGGAAGCGAAGCAACTGTCCGAGCCGAGCCCGATCGCAGCCCAGCGCAGCGACAAAGTCAGCGCGCTCAAAGCGCAGATCCAGGCTGGCACCTACAAAGTCGACGCTGAACAGCTCGCTTCGGATCTGATCGGCTACTTCCACCCGAAGGCGTAA
- a CDS encoding TIGR03826 family flagellar region protein: protein MAELRNCPSCGEFFNYTGVREVCHRCGMNEEKIYEEVYRFLRKRENRAATIERIVEMTDATESMLHKWVRKGRLQPAMFPNLGYPCDNCGALTTKGKLCDKCTADLKQDLKTFEAATEFREAIKQNDQATYLSSRKPR from the coding sequence ATGGCAGAACTGCGAAACTGCCCGTCATGCGGCGAGTTCTTCAACTACACCGGCGTACGGGAAGTATGCCACCGCTGTGGCATGAACGAGGAGAAGATCTACGAAGAGGTGTACCGCTTCCTGCGCAAGCGCGAAAACCGCGCCGCGACGATCGAGCGCATCGTCGAAATGACCGACGCGACGGAGTCGATGCTGCACAAATGGGTGCGCAAAGGCCGGCTCCAGCCCGCCATGTTCCCGAACCTCGGCTACCCATGCGACAACTGCGGCGCGCTGACGACGAAAGGCAAGCTGTGCGACAAGTGCACAGCCGACCTCAAACAGGACCTGAAGACGTTCGAAGCCGCCACCGAATTCCGTGAAGCCATCAAACAGAACGACCAGGCCACCTACCTCTCCAGCCGCAAACCGCGCTGA
- a CDS encoding ComF family protein yields the protein MTTVCLLCMKPIGSDLSWQAFLRIEKNRALCDSCSNRFVRADIIEEGTVLDRVHSLYAYDEPMRDWLHQYKFLQDVALADVFADELNKALTGRDIIVPIPMHPERVMERTFAHVDTLLDRAKRPYRQLLEKRTLAVMGEKNRQERLAMGPLFRLKPGAVIEPVTYRLVDDIYTTGTTLRQAAQLLKDAGAARVEAVTLIRSVQK from the coding sequence ATGACGACCGTCTGCCTGCTGTGCATGAAACCGATCGGGAGCGACCTGTCGTGGCAAGCCTTCCTCCGTATCGAAAAGAACCGGGCACTTTGTGACAGCTGTTCAAATCGCTTCGTCCGCGCCGACATAATAGAAGAAGGCACCGTGCTCGACCGCGTCCATTCACTGTACGCGTACGACGAGCCGATGCGCGACTGGCTGCACCAGTACAAATTCCTGCAGGACGTCGCACTTGCGGACGTCTTCGCAGATGAACTGAACAAGGCGCTCACCGGCAGGGACATCATCGTGCCGATCCCGATGCATCCGGAGCGCGTCATGGAGCGGACATTCGCCCATGTCGACACACTGCTTGACCGCGCGAAGCGTCCGTACCGGCAGCTGCTCGAAAAACGCACGCTCGCCGTCATGGGCGAGAAGAACCGGCAGGAGCGGCTGGCGATGGGGCCGCTGTTCCGCCTGAAACCGGGAGCGGTCATCGAGCCGGTCACGTACCGGCTCGTCGACGACATCTACACGACGGGCACGACACTGCGCCAGGCAGCGCAGCTGCTGAAAGACGCAGGCGCCGCGCGCGTCGAAGCCGTCACGCTCATCCGGTCCGTGCAGAAATGA
- a CDS encoding DEAD/DEAH box helicase encodes MNKAFDPAVRGFLDGRVWLRLHTLFPREQIDAHIDQGFITVQPGVTMSKNRIGQSTFKCNRCENENLDLFTQFDCLACGGPCAYCRNCLQMGRVSCCTELIRWSGPPSVYPTGHALAWAGTLTPHQQKASEELHESTELKRPHLIHAVCGSGKTEILFEPIHRALSKGHRVCLAAPRVDVILELEPRLKAAFPDTIIEALYGGADVKRFDAQLILATTHQLYRFDSAFDVIFVDEADAFPYTAEATLQYAVRKAAKHGAPIHFVTATPSDRLLAQVRKAGAVSTIHRRYHGHPLPGPRYAPLWNYAKQLKKGRVPKVLHQWIKDRLDREEPFLVFFHEIDLMTKAEPLIQTLDSRIRAVHSAHPDRKEHVQDLRAGKIPGLLTTTILERGITIKNVQVAVVGSEQGIFDRGALVQIGGRVGRNADYPTGDFVLFHDGISYAMDAAKREIERLNRGGTT; translated from the coding sequence ATGAACAAAGCATTCGATCCGGCCGTCAGGGGATTCCTCGACGGCCGCGTCTGGCTGCGTCTGCACACCCTTTTTCCGCGTGAGCAGATCGACGCGCATATCGACCAGGGCTTTATCACCGTCCAGCCCGGCGTCACGATGTCGAAAAACCGCATCGGCCAGTCGACGTTCAAATGCAATCGCTGTGAGAATGAAAACCTGGATCTCTTCACGCAATTCGACTGCCTCGCCTGCGGCGGTCCATGTGCCTACTGCCGCAACTGCTTGCAAATGGGCCGCGTGTCGTGCTGCACGGAGCTCATCCGCTGGAGCGGGCCGCCGTCTGTCTATCCGACGGGGCACGCACTCGCCTGGGCGGGTACATTGACGCCGCACCAGCAGAAAGCGTCCGAGGAACTGCACGAAAGCACGGAGCTGAAGCGGCCGCACCTGATCCACGCCGTGTGCGGCTCGGGGAAGACGGAGATCCTGTTCGAACCGATCCACCGAGCGCTGTCGAAAGGACATCGCGTCTGTCTCGCCGCCCCGCGCGTCGACGTCATCCTCGAACTCGAACCGCGTCTGAAAGCGGCATTCCCGGACACCATCATCGAAGCGCTCTATGGCGGGGCGGACGTCAAACGCTTCGACGCCCAGCTGATCCTCGCGACCACACACCAGCTGTACCGGTTCGACAGCGCATTCGACGTGATCTTTGTCGATGAAGCCGACGCGTTCCCGTACACCGCGGAAGCCACCTTGCAGTACGCCGTGCGAAAAGCGGCGAAACACGGCGCACCCATCCATTTCGTCACCGCGACACCGTCCGACAGGCTGCTCGCGCAAGTCCGCAAAGCCGGCGCTGTTTCGACAATCCACCGCCGCTACCACGGCCACCCGCTGCCGGGCCCACGATATGCTCCGCTTTGGAACTACGCCAAGCAGCTGAAGAAAGGCCGCGTCCCGAAAGTCCTTCATCAGTGGATCAAAGACCGCCTCGACCGCGAAGAACCGTTCCTCGTCTTTTTCCACGAAATCGACCTCATGACAAAAGCCGAACCTCTTATCCAGACACTCGACAGCCGTATCCGCGCCGTCCACTCCGCGCATCCCGACCGGAAAGAGCATGTCCAGGACCTGCGGGCAGGCAAGATTCCGGGCCTCCTGACAACGACGATTCTTGAGCGCGGCATCACCATCAAGAATGTCCAAGTGGCGGTCGTCGGTTCCGAACAGGGCATCTTCGACCGCGGAGCACTCGTACAGATCGGCGGCCGGGTCGGCCGGAACGCGGACTATCCGACCGGCGACTTCGTCCTGTTTCACGACGGCATCAGCTACGCGATGGATGCTGCAAAACGCGAGATCGAACGGCTCAACAGAGGGGGGACCACATGA
- a CDS encoding DegV family protein: protein MKIAVVTDSTAYLPEDVRKRLGIHVVPLAVTIDGHDYDEEVDITTEEFYDKVRNGGELPKTSQPPVGQFAAKFKELHDDGADAIISIHLSSGISGTYMGAVQAGELAQDFDVRAFDSEISCYMQGFYAIRAAEMAKEGQPLDAIMAELNEMKKTMRAYFMVDDLSHLQRGGRLSGAQALIGGLLQVKPILHFVDKVIVPFEKIRTRKKAMKRIADLLGEDAAKMPLDAAIIHGNCPEEADKWLEALSALYPDVRFNISYFGPVIGTHLGEGAMGLGWVKRRTNN from the coding sequence ATGAAAATTGCGGTCGTGACAGACAGCACCGCCTACTTACCGGAAGACGTTCGCAAACGGCTCGGCATCCACGTCGTGCCGCTTGCGGTCACCATAGATGGGCACGATTACGACGAGGAAGTCGATATCACAACAGAAGAATTCTACGATAAAGTCCGTAACGGCGGGGAACTGCCGAAAACGTCACAGCCACCCGTCGGCCAGTTCGCAGCCAAATTCAAGGAACTGCATGACGATGGTGCAGACGCGATCATCTCGATCCACCTGTCGAGCGGCATCAGCGGCACCTACATGGGCGCCGTACAAGCCGGCGAACTCGCACAGGACTTCGATGTCCGCGCTTTTGACTCGGAGATCTCGTGCTATATGCAGGGGTTCTATGCGATCCGTGCCGCCGAGATGGCGAAAGAGGGCCAACCGCTCGATGCCATCATGGCGGAATTGAATGAAATGAAAAAGACGATGCGCGCATACTTCATGGTGGACGACTTGTCCCACTTGCAGCGCGGCGGCCGGCTGTCCGGGGCGCAAGCGCTCATCGGCGGACTGCTGCAAGTGAAACCGATCCTGCACTTCGTCGACAAAGTCATTGTGCCGTTCGAAAAAATCCGGACGCGCAAGAAAGCGATGAAGCGGATCGCCGACCTGCTTGGCGAGGACGCGGCGAAGATGCCGTTAGATGCGGCAATCATCCACGGCAACTGCCCGGAGGAGGCCGACAAATGGCTCGAAGCACTGAGCGCGCTCTACCCGGACGTGCGGTTCAACATCAGCTACTTCGGACCCGTCATCGGCACGCATCTCGGCGAAGGCGCGATGGGGCTCGGCTGGGTGAAACGCCGGACAAACAACTGA
- a CDS encoding EAL and HDOD domain-containing protein produces MEASVFVGRQPILDRQGNLFGYELLYRNSEQNRFPDVDPNKATVGVLVNTFLSIGVDRVSGSHPSFINFTGELLAQEIVDRLNPSRVIIEVLETVEITPVLLTRLRNLKAKGFRIALDDFILTKEYEVEKGLFPLVDFIKVDFMQSGREERTRIQNFIRMYPNVALLAEKIETEAEFEEAKKAGYTLFQGYFFATPEVVTGIEVPVIEESNMLVMEQLNTVVPSIRDVAALITHDLSLTYKLLRFINTYAFGIPRKITSIHQAIVLIGLQETKKWLYIITFHQMGEGEGQGRTKALVDYSLVRAKLCELLARRAGHKNSDEYFLTGMFSLLDVILHKGWDEITQEIPLAEQVTDTLTGGDTALAPFLKLAEAVERLDMDTMEGLSAQVDIPMDELCLYSQQANRWARRME; encoded by the coding sequence GTGGAAGCAAGCGTATTTGTCGGCAGACAGCCGATCCTCGACCGGCAAGGCAACTTGTTCGGCTATGAATTGTTATACCGGAACAGCGAACAGAACCGGTTTCCGGACGTCGATCCGAACAAGGCGACGGTCGGTGTGCTCGTCAATACGTTCCTGTCCATCGGTGTCGACCGGGTCTCCGGCAGCCATCCTTCGTTCATCAACTTCACCGGCGAACTGCTGGCGCAGGAGATCGTCGACCGGCTCAATCCGTCACGCGTCATCATCGAAGTGCTGGAAACTGTCGAAATCACGCCCGTCCTGCTGACACGGCTCCGCAACCTGAAAGCGAAAGGCTTCCGGATCGCGCTCGATGACTTCATCCTGACGAAGGAGTACGAAGTCGAAAAAGGGCTGTTCCCGCTCGTCGACTTCATCAAGGTCGACTTCATGCAGTCCGGCCGCGAAGAGCGCACACGCATCCAGAACTTCATCCGCATGTATCCGAATGTCGCCCTGCTGGCGGAGAAGATCGAGACGGAAGCGGAATTCGAAGAAGCGAAGAAGGCAGGGTACACACTGTTTCAGGGCTATTTCTTCGCGACCCCCGAAGTGGTGACGGGAATCGAAGTGCCCGTCATTGAAGAGAGCAACATGCTCGTCATGGAACAGCTGAACACAGTCGTCCCGAGCATCCGGGACGTCGCAGCCCTCATCACACACGACCTGTCACTCACGTATAAGCTGCTGCGGTTCATCAACACATACGCATTCGGCATCCCGCGCAAGATCACATCGATCCACCAGGCGATCGTGCTCATCGGCCTGCAGGAGACGAAGAAGTGGCTGTACATCATCACGTTCCACCAGATGGGCGAAGGGGAGGGCCAGGGCCGGACGAAGGCACTTGTCGATTACTCGCTCGTCCGCGCGAAATTGTGCGAACTGCTCGCACGCCGCGCCGGCCACAAAAATTCCGACGAGTATTTCCTGACGGGCATGTTTTCACTGCTCGACGTCATTCTTCACAAAGGGTGGGACGAAATCACGCAGGAAATCCCGCTTGCTGAACAAGTCACGGACACACTGACCGGCGGAGACACCGCACTTGCACCCTTCCTCAAGCTTGCGGAAGCGGTCGAGCGGCTCGACATGGACACGATGGAAGGCTTGAGTGCACAAGTCGACATCCCGATGGACGAGCTGTGCCTCTATTCCCAGCAGGCGAACCGCTGGGCAAGACGGATGGAATGA
- a CDS encoding enoyl-CoA hydratase-related protein, with protein sequence METIQYEKNDGIAWISLNRPDSMNAFNYDMIRELGEVVESVRIDPEVRVVVLTGAGDRALSVGADLKERKTLSDQDVKRNLNKMGEVFTAIDQMPQPTICMINGFAFGGGMELALACDFRFAADTAVMGLTETGLAIIPGAGGTQRLPRLVGEAKALEMILTAARLNAADAALCGLVTRTVEAALLKEKTLKFAEKLLANGPIALQQAKFAIKQGMKTDLATGLTIERKAYEITIPTEDRLEALDAFAEKRKPVFKGK encoded by the coding sequence ATGGAAACAATCCAGTATGAAAAAAATGACGGAATTGCGTGGATTTCGCTGAATCGTCCCGACTCGATGAATGCGTTCAATTACGACATGATCCGCGAACTCGGGGAAGTTGTCGAATCGGTCCGGATCGATCCGGAAGTGCGGGTGGTCGTACTGACGGGCGCGGGTGACCGGGCATTGAGTGTCGGCGCGGACTTGAAGGAGCGGAAGACGCTGAGTGACCAGGACGTGAAGCGGAACCTGAACAAGATGGGCGAAGTATTCACGGCGATCGACCAGATGCCGCAGCCGACGATCTGCATGATCAACGGATTCGCGTTCGGCGGGGGGATGGAGCTTGCGCTCGCGTGCGATTTCCGGTTCGCTGCGGATACCGCGGTGATGGGGCTGACGGAAACGGGCCTCGCGATCATTCCGGGTGCAGGCGGCACGCAGCGGCTGCCACGGCTCGTCGGCGAGGCGAAAGCGCTCGAGATGATCTTGACGGCGGCGCGGCTGAATGCGGCGGATGCGGCGCTGTGCGGACTGGTGACGCGGACGGTGGAAGCGGCACTGTTGAAGGAGAAAACGTTGAAGTTCGCGGAGAAACTACTTGCGAACGGACCGATTGCACTGCAGCAGGCGAAGTTCGCGATCAAACAAGGGATGAAGACGGATCTCGCGACAGGATTGACGATCGAGCGGAAGGCGTATGAGATCACGATTCCGACCGAGGACCGATTGGAAGCGCTGGATGCGTTTGCGGAGAAGCGGAAACCTGTTTTTAAGGGGAAATGA
- a CDS encoding flagellar protein FliS: MITIRQAAHAYRRANAASLPPLTAVCRALEAAGGQLHTAQELLAADNPDWRSAVLAAQDLLFELMAMTDASAEEGERLLTLYIYANQTLLTASLQADGEALAEIEAILTALHSDWQAVRESQVVAGHV, translated from the coding sequence ATCATCACCATCCGCCAGGCAGCCCATGCCTACCGCAGGGCGAACGCGGCATCCCTCCCGCCGCTCACCGCCGTCTGCCGGGCGCTCGAGGCGGCGGGGGGGCAGCTGCATACCGCCCAAGAGTTGCTCGCAGCAGACAATCCGGACTGGCGCAGCGCCGTGCTCGCCGCGCAGGACCTGCTGTTTGAATTAATGGCCATGACCGACGCCTCTGCAGAAGAAGGCGAACGGCTCCTGACCCTCTATATCTATGCCAATCAAACCTTGCTGACCGCCTCGCTGCAGGCGGACGGGGAAGCGCTCGCGGAAATCGAGGCAATTCTCACCGCACTGCACAGCGACTGGCAGGCCGTGCGGGAATCACAGGTAGTCGCAGGGCACGTTTGA
- a CDS encoding flagellin has translation MRINSHELIQSAANRGVRNDKQIEKSLRHLGTGLKVATAADDAAGKAISETMRAQIRGISQAQRNMQDGISVLESANEGMNNVNGLLQRARELAVSTANGTYTDSDRAASGQELEQILAAIDDTAGKLEFNTKKILGEDMELTLHVGANPTQQLKVSLFDVSSKALGLEDGTLATQADAEALISTIDGAIRTVTGHLTKVGSQMESLQHHLSNAGVFEVNLTKSLSYLEDADMAQEMMNFVSQDIRKKGDELLIKHVNSSLQESLGLLK, from the coding sequence ATGCGGATCAACAGCCATGAGCTGATCCAGTCAGCGGCGAACCGCGGCGTGCGGAATGATAAGCAGATCGAGAAGTCGCTGCGGCATCTCGGGACGGGCCTGAAGGTCGCGACGGCGGCGGATGATGCGGCGGGCAAGGCGATTTCGGAGACGATGCGGGCGCAGATCCGCGGAATTTCGCAGGCGCAGCGCAATATGCAGGACGGGATTTCCGTGTTGGAGTCGGCGAATGAAGGGATGAACAATGTGAACGGCCTGCTGCAGCGGGCGAGGGAACTTGCGGTGTCGACCGCGAATGGGACGTATACGGATTCCGACCGGGCGGCGAGCGGCCAGGAGCTGGAGCAGATTCTTGCGGCGATCGATGATACGGCCGGGAAGCTGGAGTTCAATACGAAGAAGATTCTCGGGGAGGATATGGAGCTGACGCTGCATGTGGGCGCGAATCCGACGCAGCAGCTGAAGGTGAGCCTGTTCGATGTGTCGTCGAAGGCGCTCGGGCTGGAGGACGGGACGCTTGCGACGCAGGCGGATGCGGAGGCGCTGATCAGCACGATCGACGGTGCGATCCGGACGGTGACGGGGCATTTGACGAAGGTGGGGTCTCAGATGGAGTCGCTGCAGCATCATTTGTCGAATGCGGGTGTGTTCGAGGTGAACCTGACGAAGTCGCTGTCGTATTTGGAAGATGCGGATATGGCGCAGGAGATGATGAATTTCGTGAGCCAGGATATCCGGAAGAAGGGCGACGAATTGCTGATCAAGCATGTGAACAGTTCGCTGCAGGAGTCGCTGGGGTTGTTGAAATGA
- a CDS encoding late competence development ComFB family protein: MEDVVRDTLLTYKKSMNLACSCDRCLDDIMALALNDLPPSYVVNNAYSPYVRAQHQADRQGATNIITIIAKSAAKVSGSPRCEAYAQTKQHN; the protein is encoded by the coding sequence ATGGAAGACGTCGTCCGCGACACACTCCTGACCTACAAGAAAAGCATGAACCTGGCGTGCAGCTGCGACCGGTGCCTCGACGACATCATGGCCCTTGCCCTCAACGACCTGCCGCCGAGCTACGTCGTCAACAACGCCTACAGCCCATACGTCCGCGCCCAGCATCAGGCCGACCGCCAAGGCGCGACCAACATCATCACCATCATCGCCAAATCCGCCGCCAAAGTCTCCGGCAGCCCGCGGTGCGAGGCGTACGCACAAACCAAACAGCACAACTAA
- a CDS encoding S9 family peptidase produces the protein MTTKQLVQKEDLFTLKSVTNPVLSPDGTEAVFIVTQIDKDENAYHAHLHHLDIASGTSVQWTYGKERVSQPQWSPDGRSVAFLSTRSEKNQLYAMQAAGGEARRLTDYETGVNSFLWSPCGTKIWLTSTLEDGKTFTDETEKDDKKLPEALRVTTMKYKADGVGFVKTDRHSQIGCLDLGSKEITAFTDEPFHHSLEAVSPDGKKLVIGVNRKEDKDFDFSQPLLLVDIDTKEETVLIDEQGYFGGAAFSPDGRYIAFGGSDRTFENATHGELYVYDCDNGTTQKLTEALDAPLGDAVVADHQQGPNPPEAVWTEGNYLYFQVSVMGDVRLYFADLDGSLYPASPEGEHVYDYDVAKDGTFALAAITDPVNPGELYKLDIATGEKTAMTSFNETYINDTVLVQPEAIQFDGANGFTVHGWLMKPATFKDGTEYPLVVNIHGGPHAMYGNSFFHEMQVLAAQGWGVLYINPRGSHGYSQGFVDAVRGDYGGGDYKDIMDALDHVLAENDWIDTDRLGVTGGSYGGFMTNWIVGHTDRFQAAVTQRSISNWVSFFGVSDIGYYFSDWQIKADMTDVDTLWQHSPLKYAENVKTPLLILHSENDLRCPIEQAEQLYITLKSQHKDTEFVRFPESDHNLSRTGKPNLRITRLDEITGWFEKYLK, from the coding sequence ATGACAACGAAGCAATTGGTGCAAAAAGAGGATTTATTCACACTGAAATCCGTCACGAACCCGGTCCTTTCGCCAGACGGCACAGAAGCGGTGTTCATCGTCACACAGATCGACAAGGACGAGAACGCCTACCATGCGCATCTCCATCATCTCGATATCGCGAGCGGTACGTCCGTTCAATGGACATACGGCAAGGAGCGCGTCTCGCAGCCGCAATGGTCGCCGGACGGCAGATCGGTCGCGTTCCTGTCGACACGCAGCGAGAAGAACCAGCTGTACGCCATGCAGGCAGCAGGCGGCGAAGCTCGCCGGCTGACAGACTATGAGACGGGCGTCAACAGCTTCCTCTGGTCGCCGTGCGGCACGAAGATCTGGCTCACGAGCACACTTGAGGACGGCAAGACGTTCACGGATGAAACCGAGAAGGACGACAAAAAACTGCCCGAAGCGCTCCGCGTCACGACCATGAAATACAAAGCGGACGGCGTCGGGTTCGTCAAGACGGACCGCCACTCGCAGATCGGCTGCCTGGATCTCGGCAGCAAAGAGATCACCGCATTCACCGACGAGCCGTTCCACCATTCGCTCGAAGCCGTGTCACCGGACGGCAAGAAGCTCGTCATCGGCGTCAACCGCAAAGAAGACAAGGACTTCGACTTCAGCCAGCCGCTGCTGCTTGTCGACATCGACACGAAGGAAGAGACCGTCCTCATCGACGAACAGGGGTATTTCGGCGGGGCGGCCTTCTCGCCGGACGGGCGTTATATTGCGTTCGGCGGCTCAGACCGCACGTTCGAAAACGCCACACACGGCGAGCTGTACGTGTATGACTGTGACAACGGCACGACGCAGAAACTGACGGAAGCACTCGACGCACCGCTCGGGGACGCGGTCGTCGCGGACCACCAGCAGGGGCCTAACCCGCCGGAAGCCGTCTGGACAGAAGGGAACTATCTCTACTTCCAGGTGTCCGTCATGGGCGACGTCCGCCTGTACTTCGCCGATCTCGACGGCAGCCTGTACCCGGCGTCCCCGGAAGGCGAACACGTCTACGACTATGATGTCGCAAAAGACGGCACGTTCGCGCTCGCGGCCATCACCGATCCAGTGAACCCGGGCGAGCTGTACAAGCTTGATATCGCAACAGGCGAAAAGACGGCGATGACTTCATTCAATGAAACCTACATCAACGACACCGTGCTCGTCCAGCCGGAAGCGATCCAGTTCGACGGCGCGAACGGCTTTACCGTCCACGGCTGGCTCATGAAGCCTGCGACGTTCAAGGATGGCACGGAATACCCGCTCGTCGTCAATATCCACGGCGGCCCGCACGCGATGTACGGCAATTCGTTCTTCCATGAAATGCAGGTGCTCGCAGCGCAAGGTTGGGGCGTACTGTACATCAATCCGCGCGGCAGCCACGGCTACAGCCAGGGCTTCGTCGACGCAGTGCGCGGCGATTATGGCGGCGGTGACTACAAGGACATCATGGACGCGCTCGACCATGTGCTTGCAGAAAACGACTGGATCGACACCGATCGGCTCGGCGTCACGGGCGGCAGTTACGGCGGCTTCATGACGAACTGGATCGTCGGCCATACCGACCGGTTCCAAGCGGCGGTCACTCAGCGCTCCATCTCGAACTGGGTCAGCTTCTTCGGCGTCTCGGACATCGGCTACTACTTCAGCGACTGGCAGATCAAGGCGGATATGACCGACGTCGACACGCTCTGGCAGCATTCTCCGCTGAAATACGCGGAAAACGTCAAGACGCCGCTGCTTATCCTGCACTCGGAAAACGACCTGCGCTGCCCGATCGAACAGGCGGAACAGCTCTACATCACACTGAAGAGCCAGCACAAAGACACCGAATTCGTCCGCTTCCCGGAATCTGACCACAACCTGTCGCGCACCGGAAAGCCGAACCTGCGCATCACCCGGCTCGACGAAATCACCGGCTGGTTTGAAAAGTATCTGAAATGA